One window of the Archangium primigenium genome contains the following:
- a CDS encoding M23 family metallopeptidase, with amino-acid sequence MRRLVPLLWLALSSACVVPAARQKMSFDELYSDPAPYPTGDEAPSASVRSAPPSRLTAEGDGLDSPELRQALEHFVTLARATRQDVVQGSPMPDAQVVNWREINTWLDVFLRAPVPRTSSLDVVRTRTTLESELELDARLYGDIPADLADAVLARMDALATRMAELRRLQARAARRSTSLQSNRFAWPVDPVVVTSVFGSRLHPILGTERDHQGLDLAAKAGQLVTASSPGVVLRAGPAGGHGNQVILQHDGDITTRYSHLSRVLVVVGDVVEQGDVVGAAGRTGLATGVHLHFELWKDGVPVDPLDELGPTDSGEEPAFVQRVAPVGPYMTQGRRP; translated from the coding sequence TTGCGCCGTCTCGTTCCCCTCCTGTGGCTCGCCCTGTCGTCGGCCTGTGTCGTTCCGGCCGCGCGGCAGAAGATGAGCTTCGACGAGTTGTACTCGGACCCCGCGCCCTATCCCACGGGTGACGAGGCGCCGTCGGCCTCCGTGCGCTCCGCGCCCCCATCCCGGCTCACCGCCGAGGGAGACGGGCTCGACTCCCCCGAGCTGCGCCAGGCCCTGGAGCACTTCGTCACCCTGGCGCGCGCGACCCGCCAGGACGTGGTCCAGGGCAGCCCCATGCCCGACGCCCAGGTGGTCAACTGGCGGGAGATCAACACGTGGCTGGACGTCTTCCTGCGCGCGCCCGTGCCCAGGACGTCCTCGCTGGACGTGGTGCGCACCCGCACGACCCTGGAGTCCGAGCTGGAGCTGGACGCGCGCCTCTACGGGGACATCCCCGCGGACCTGGCCGACGCGGTGCTCGCGCGCATGGACGCGCTCGCCACGCGCATGGCGGAGCTGCGGCGGCTGCAGGCGCGGGCCGCCCGCCGCTCGACGTCGCTCCAGTCGAACCGCTTCGCCTGGCCCGTGGATCCCGTCGTCGTCACCAGCGTCTTCGGCAGCCGCCTGCACCCCATCCTCGGCACCGAGCGCGACCATCAGGGCCTGGACCTGGCGGCCAAGGCGGGCCAGCTCGTGACGGCCTCGTCCCCGGGCGTCGTCCTGCGCGCCGGGCCGGCCGGGGGCCACGGCAACCAGGTCATCCTCCAGCACGACGGGGACATCACCACCCGCTACAGCCACCTGTCGCGGGTGCTGGTGGTGGTCGGGGACGTGGTGGAGCAGGGGGACGTGGTGGGCGCGGCTGGCCGCACGGGCCTGGCCACCGGCGTCCACCTGCACTTCGAGCTGTGGAAGGACGGCGTGCCGGTGGATCCGCTCGACGAGCTGGGCCCCACCGACTCGGGCGAGGAGCCCGCGTTCGTCCAGCGCGTGGCGCCCGTGGGCCCCTACATGACACAGGGGCGCCGTCCCTAG
- a CDS encoding threonine aldolase family protein: MKTIDLRSDTVTKPTPAMRRAIAEADVGDDIYGEDPTARRLEERVAELLGLEAALFVPTGTQANQIAMGLHCRLGDEVLAEGGSHIIHYESGALAGLWGVQPAPLEGERGVFSPEQVTAAVRTDFIGPRSRLVSLENTHNRGGGKVWPLERFRAVVEAGRAAGLAVHLDGARLFNAAVAAGVPASAWASLTDTTAVCFSKGLGAPAGSAIVGSRALIAEARRLRKRLGGAMRQVGVLAAGALYALEHHVERLAEDHALARRLAAGLAEVPGVTVDPRQVETNMVVAEFAAPQAESVARLAAQGVLVGATGSSPRAVRLVTHLDVSAADIDEVLRRVRQGLAG; this comes from the coding sequence ATGAAGACCATCGATCTGCGCTCCGACACCGTGACCAAGCCCACCCCGGCCATGCGCCGCGCCATCGCGGAGGCGGACGTGGGCGACGACATCTACGGCGAGGACCCCACGGCCCGTCGGCTCGAGGAGCGTGTCGCCGAGCTGCTGGGCCTGGAAGCGGCGCTCTTCGTGCCCACGGGCACGCAGGCCAACCAGATCGCCATGGGGCTGCACTGCCGCCTGGGTGACGAGGTGCTGGCCGAGGGGGGCAGCCACATCATCCACTACGAGAGCGGCGCCCTGGCGGGCTTGTGGGGCGTGCAGCCCGCGCCCCTGGAGGGGGAGCGGGGCGTGTTTTCCCCCGAGCAGGTGACGGCGGCGGTGCGCACGGACTTCATCGGGCCGCGCTCGCGGCTGGTGTCCCTGGAGAACACCCACAACCGGGGCGGCGGCAAGGTGTGGCCCCTGGAGCGCTTCCGCGCGGTGGTGGAGGCGGGGCGCGCGGCGGGCCTCGCGGTGCACCTGGACGGCGCGCGGCTCTTCAACGCCGCGGTGGCCGCGGGAGTGCCCGCGTCCGCCTGGGCCTCGCTCACGGACACCACGGCGGTGTGCTTCTCCAAGGGCCTGGGCGCGCCGGCGGGCTCGGCCATCGTGGGCTCGCGCGCGCTCATCGCCGAGGCCCGGCGGCTGCGCAAGCGGCTGGGCGGGGCCATGCGCCAGGTGGGCGTGCTCGCCGCCGGCGCGCTGTACGCCCTGGAGCACCACGTGGAGCGGCTCGCCGAGGACCATGCCCTGGCGCGGCGGCTCGCGGCGGGCCTCGCCGAAGTGCCCGGCGTGACGGTGGACCCGCGGCAGGTGGAGACGAACATGGTCGTCGCCGAGTTCGCCGCCCCGCAGGCCGAGTCGGTCGCTCGGCTGGCGGCCCAGGGAGTGCTCGTGGGCGCCACGGGCTCCAGCCCGCGCGCGGTGCGCCTGGTCACCCACCTGGACGTCTCGGCGGCGGACATCGACGAGGTGCTGCGGCGCGTGCGCCAGGGGCTGGCTGGCTGA
- the nth gene encoding endonuclease III, which yields MESKRQRAVEVVERLERSMPDVRIELDYRTPLELLVAVILSAQCTDKRVNLVTPALFARFPDAAAYARASVEEVEPFIQSCGLYRAKAKNIVAAARALLAEHGGEVPHARAALATLPGVGNKTAGVVCMHLGGDEAFPVDTHVKRLAFRLGFTRHTAPDKVEEDLCRLLPSPRWMKGHQLLVWHGRRTCFARSPACERCTVAELCPKKGVKLKPSDATRETS from the coding sequence ATGGAGTCGAAGCGGCAGCGGGCGGTGGAGGTGGTGGAGCGGCTGGAGCGCTCCATGCCGGACGTGCGCATCGAGTTGGATTATCGCACGCCGCTGGAGTTGCTGGTGGCCGTCATCCTGTCCGCCCAGTGCACGGACAAGCGGGTGAACCTCGTCACCCCCGCCCTCTTCGCGCGCTTCCCGGACGCGGCCGCCTACGCCCGCGCGAGCGTGGAGGAGGTGGAGCCCTTCATCCAGTCTTGTGGCCTGTACCGCGCCAAGGCGAAGAACATCGTGGCGGCGGCGCGCGCCCTGCTGGCCGAGCATGGCGGCGAGGTGCCCCACGCGCGCGCCGCGCTGGCGACACTGCCGGGCGTGGGCAACAAGACCGCGGGCGTGGTGTGCATGCACCTGGGCGGCGACGAGGCCTTCCCCGTGGACACCCACGTCAAACGCCTGGCCTTCCGGCTGGGCTTCACCCGGCACACGGCGCCGGACAAGGTGGAGGAGGACCTGTGCCGCCTCTTGCCCTCGCCCCGGTGGATGAAGGGGCATCAACTGCTCGTGTGGCATGGGCGGCGCACGTGCTTCGCGCGCTCGCCCGCGTGCGAGCGCTGCACCGTGGCGGAGCTGTGCCCGAAGAAGGGCGTGAAGCTCAAGCCGTCGGACGCGACTCGCGAGACGTCTTGA
- the def gene encoding peptide deformylase, with protein MVREILIWPHPTLKQKARPVARVDDATRALVRDMFETMYAAEGVGLAAPQVGVLQRVIVLDCRSRQPEIQPLAMINPEIISLEGKVVFNEGCLSIPGEGEDVERAAKVAVRYLDAEGQEQTLVCDDLLAIAVQHEVDHLDGIVYVDHVSSLKRELIRKRMKRVKTSRESRPTA; from the coding sequence ATGGTTCGCGAAATCCTCATCTGGCCCCATCCCACCCTCAAGCAGAAGGCCCGGCCGGTGGCCCGCGTGGACGACGCCACCCGGGCGCTCGTGCGCGACATGTTCGAGACGATGTACGCCGCCGAGGGCGTGGGCCTCGCGGCGCCGCAGGTGGGCGTGCTGCAGCGGGTGATCGTCCTGGACTGCCGCTCGCGCCAGCCGGAGATCCAGCCGCTGGCGATGATCAACCCGGAGATCATCTCCCTGGAGGGCAAGGTGGTCTTCAACGAGGGCTGCCTGTCCATTCCCGGCGAGGGCGAGGACGTGGAGCGCGCGGCGAAGGTGGCGGTGCGCTACCTGGATGCCGAGGGGCAGGAGCAGACGCTCGTGTGTGACGACCTCCTGGCGATCGCCGTGCAGCACGAGGTGGATCACCTCGACGGCATCGTCTACGTGGACCACGTGTCGTCGCTCAAGCGCGAGCTCATCCGCAAGCGGATGAAGCGCGTCAAGACGTCTCGCGAGTCGCGTCCGACGGCTTGA
- a CDS encoding response regulator receiver protein has product MAESVLLVHDDIAIIASVRRLLAREGYEVILATSVADALIGFGHHLPVLIVLAPGVESGRGHLVLEELGLHPDMRLARVLLLGDGIEGSAAPVSPLPLDGAGFMNQVTSLIAAPPGPESWFVVKDEVEAPVSPTPLLASPPGLQPRGAAPSRNLGLEQALFNEPVSPFALDAEPPAPASTSDALPPLPDAFLPERERALSPLAAALAEAEADAEAESLFGQTEQAVAGSGRIAPEPLSDAEAAGPAGGARSRASAHGAIPTITAVSRVEMGPVESPQPVAEPVKPLPSLPPVKAVDIEAEARAEAERLAQWEIDAAAEPAESMAPPRRAGPQLGDEGFFDVELTPARPTPSLSLLEAAAAAATAPGALEGDGSELEPVPDDAPLPSEAEAPRAEDVGATWFDDEVSSPGTPALGTPALPPRDVDPTPEGELSPRTDKFPLRDTPEAPAPAVEALDAEDALALMEVRLMRAERRLAQLQSERDEAREALAAGTERLRAELRTREEAHEAHAVSLRTEWDRAQREVEGLRERLSAVAEEQARARGEEEARSRALQEQVERETRARSEAEARARSEADARAQAERRATDVDARARSTADARVQLEMKARADAEARAQAADKARAGAEAQAETEARARARLELSAEAAEKARQRSETRLGKAEQERGEAHARAESLAKARGEAQARAEAEALLRAELEERVERMQREHAGLENQLERLREVSEERVARLIQTHTERDAEAEGAHRSLEAEVDRLRQTHAEVDGTRRALEAELEHLRQTHAEREAEAEGTRQALEAEVERLRQAHAEREAEAEGTRQALEAEVERLRQAHAEREAEVERLRQTHAEREVEAEGTRQALEAEVERLRQAQAEREAEVERLRQASVAEAGEHAHARAAHEAHAEQARQALAAEVERLQRAHAELQYQAEELERARVDAETRAMNAERLRVEQEARNERLTQARAALQERADEADKRLAKAERLRGELEGQVENAVKALGAVEAQAEELERARVDAETRAVNTERLRLEAEARIERVEKERAAARSRAAEEKHARVEVETRLGRLEESLTERGGLLDAARAEAEQLARALTEEREARVRLESLRAEAERAHQEAEARVLREAEATVARVRAETEAAITRAEAETADLAARARAALITFQAPEGPAVDIPRGGSVNGEGLARLVIRLREARIQVRFELKGARALRVLWLRDGALVGAMSSAPEESLVDRARADGLIDARQANELRLVRGTSNTALLEAMRGRGYVRETEVIPLVQRYTEQVALDALAEDASLYRLVEEAPPHEVALAASTRPLLHLLTEALRDRVSAEAFLSLAGGLRAGVFRLGAEPEPDTFGLSSRESRLLAEVDGEQTIEQLVLGAGLPQDTALRALGLGQALGLLQVRPAEAAEPDDDTPGELDVRRLESKFEEIQDADYFSVLGLARTAGGEDVKRAHALLSAEFHPLRFAGHPDPVLQHRAQQIATSLSEAARALADDRLREEYARSLRD; this is encoded by the coding sequence ATGGCTGAATCCGTCCTCCTCGTCCACGACGACATCGCCATCATCGCCTCCGTGCGGCGACTGCTCGCGCGCGAGGGCTATGAGGTCATCCTCGCCACCTCCGTGGCGGATGCGCTCATCGGCTTCGGGCACCACCTGCCCGTGCTCATCGTCCTGGCGCCCGGCGTGGAGAGCGGACGCGGCCACCTGGTGCTGGAGGAGCTGGGGCTGCATCCGGACATGCGACTGGCGCGGGTGCTGCTGCTCGGCGACGGCATCGAGGGCAGCGCCGCCCCGGTGTCCCCCCTGCCCCTGGACGGGGCGGGCTTCATGAACCAGGTGACGTCGCTCATCGCCGCGCCGCCGGGGCCCGAGTCCTGGTTCGTGGTGAAGGACGAGGTGGAGGCGCCCGTCTCGCCCACGCCCCTGCTCGCGAGCCCGCCGGGACTGCAACCCCGGGGCGCCGCCCCCTCGCGCAACCTCGGCCTCGAGCAGGCGCTCTTCAACGAGCCGGTGTCCCCGTTCGCGCTCGACGCCGAGCCCCCCGCGCCCGCCTCGACGTCCGACGCGCTGCCGCCCCTGCCCGACGCCTTCCTGCCGGAGCGCGAGCGGGCGCTGTCGCCCCTGGCCGCCGCCCTCGCCGAGGCCGAGGCGGACGCGGAGGCCGAGTCCCTCTTCGGCCAGACGGAGCAGGCGGTGGCGGGCTCGGGCCGCATCGCCCCCGAGCCCCTGTCCGACGCCGAGGCCGCCGGGCCCGCGGGCGGGGCGCGCTCCCGCGCGTCCGCCCATGGTGCCATCCCCACCATCACCGCCGTGAGTCGGGTGGAGATGGGGCCCGTGGAGAGCCCCCAGCCCGTCGCCGAGCCCGTCAAGCCGCTGCCCTCGCTGCCCCCGGTGAAGGCCGTGGACATCGAGGCGGAGGCGCGCGCGGAGGCCGAGCGCCTGGCGCAGTGGGAGATCGACGCGGCGGCCGAGCCCGCCGAGTCCATGGCGCCCCCGCGCAGGGCCGGCCCCCAGCTCGGGGACGAGGGCTTCTTCGACGTGGAGCTGACGCCCGCGCGGCCCACGCCGTCCCTGTCCCTCCTGGAGGCCGCCGCGGCCGCGGCCACCGCTCCGGGCGCCCTGGAGGGCGATGGCTCGGAGCTGGAGCCCGTCCCCGACGACGCGCCTCTGCCCTCGGAGGCCGAGGCCCCGCGCGCGGAGGACGTGGGCGCCACCTGGTTCGATGACGAGGTGTCCTCTCCGGGCACGCCCGCCCTGGGCACGCCCGCGCTCCCGCCGCGCGATGTCGATCCCACGCCGGAAGGGGAGCTGTCTCCCCGGACGGACAAGTTCCCGCTGCGCGACACCCCGGAGGCGCCGGCGCCGGCGGTGGAGGCGCTCGACGCGGAGGACGCGCTCGCGCTCATGGAGGTGCGCCTCATGCGCGCCGAGCGGCGGCTCGCGCAGCTGCAGTCCGAGCGGGACGAGGCGCGCGAGGCCCTCGCGGCGGGCACGGAGCGGCTGCGCGCCGAGCTGCGCACGCGCGAGGAGGCCCACGAGGCCCACGCCGTGTCGCTCCGGACCGAGTGGGACCGGGCCCAGCGCGAGGTGGAGGGTCTGCGCGAGCGACTCTCCGCGGTGGCCGAGGAGCAGGCACGCGCGCGCGGCGAGGAGGAGGCGCGGAGCCGCGCGCTCCAGGAGCAGGTGGAGCGCGAGACGCGGGCGAGGAGCGAGGCGGAAGCGCGGGCGCGGAGCGAGGCGGACGCGCGCGCCCAGGCCGAGCGCCGCGCGACGGACGTGGATGCGCGGGCGCGCTCCACCGCGGACGCGCGGGTGCAACTGGAGATGAAGGCGCGCGCGGACGCGGAGGCCCGCGCGCAGGCGGCGGACAAGGCGCGCGCCGGGGCCGAGGCCCAGGCCGAGACGGAGGCGCGGGCCCGGGCCCGCCTGGAGCTGAGCGCGGAGGCGGCGGAGAAGGCCCGGCAGCGCTCGGAGACGCGCCTGGGCAAGGCCGAGCAGGAGCGCGGCGAGGCGCATGCGCGGGCCGAGTCCCTGGCGAAGGCCCGGGGCGAGGCGCAGGCGCGCGCGGAGGCGGAGGCCCTCTTGCGCGCCGAGCTGGAGGAGCGCGTCGAGCGCATGCAGCGCGAGCACGCCGGGCTGGAGAACCAGCTGGAGCGGCTGCGCGAGGTGTCCGAGGAGCGCGTCGCGCGGCTGATCCAGACGCACACCGAGCGGGACGCGGAGGCGGAGGGCGCGCACCGGTCCCTGGAGGCCGAGGTCGATCGGTTGCGCCAGACGCATGCCGAGGTGGACGGCACGCGCCGGGCCCTGGAGGCCGAGCTCGAGCACCTGCGCCAGACGCACGCCGAGCGGGAGGCGGAGGCGGAGGGCACGCGCCAGGCCCTGGAGGCCGAGGTCGAGCGGCTGCGTCAGGCCCACGCGGAGCGGGAGGCGGAGGCGGAGGGCACGCGCCAGGCCCTGGAGGCCGAGGTCGAGCGGCTGCGTCAGGCCCACGCCGAGCGGGAGGCCGAGGTCGAGCGGCTGCGCCAGACGCACGCGGAGCGGGAGGTGGAAGCGGAAGGCACGCGCCAGGCCCTGGAGGCCGAGGTCGAGCGGCTGCGCCAGGCCCAGGCGGAGCGGGAAGCCGAGGTCGAGCGGCTGCGCCAGGCCTCGGTGGCCGAGGCCGGTGAGCACGCGCACGCGCGGGCCGCGCACGAGGCCCATGCCGAGCAGGCCCGTCAGGCGCTGGCGGCCGAGGTCGAGCGCCTCCAGCGCGCGCACGCGGAGCTCCAGTACCAGGCGGAGGAGCTGGAGCGAGCGCGGGTGGATGCCGAGACGCGGGCGATGAACGCCGAGCGGCTGCGGGTGGAACAGGAGGCGCGCAACGAGCGCCTGACCCAGGCCCGCGCCGCGCTCCAGGAGCGCGCCGACGAGGCGGACAAGCGACTGGCCAAGGCCGAGCGGCTGCGGGGAGAGCTGGAGGGGCAGGTCGAGAACGCGGTGAAGGCGCTGGGCGCGGTGGAGGCGCAAGCCGAGGAGCTGGAGCGGGCGCGGGTGGACGCGGAGACGCGGGCGGTGAACACCGAGCGGCTGCGGCTGGAGGCGGAGGCCCGGATCGAGCGCGTGGAGAAGGAGCGCGCCGCGGCGAGGTCCCGTGCCGCCGAGGAGAAGCACGCCCGGGTCGAGGTGGAGACGCGGCTCGGTCGACTCGAGGAGTCGCTGACGGAGCGCGGCGGGCTCCTGGACGCGGCCCGCGCGGAGGCCGAGCAGCTCGCGCGCGCCCTGACCGAGGAGCGCGAGGCACGGGTCCGGCTGGAGTCGCTGCGGGCCGAGGCCGAGCGCGCCCACCAGGAGGCCGAGGCGCGGGTGCTGCGCGAGGCGGAGGCGACGGTGGCCCGGGTGCGCGCGGAGACCGAGGCGGCCATCACCCGCGCCGAGGCCGAGACGGCGGACCTGGCGGCCCGCGCCCGTGCCGCGCTCATCACCTTCCAGGCCCCCGAGGGCCCCGCGGTGGACATCCCCCGCGGGGGCAGCGTGAATGGCGAGGGGCTGGCGCGGCTCGTCATCCGGCTGCGCGAGGCGCGGATCCAGGTCCGCTTCGAGCTCAAGGGCGCCCGGGCCCTGCGGGTGTTGTGGCTGCGGGACGGCGCGCTCGTGGGCGCCATGTCCTCGGCGCCGGAGGAGTCGCTGGTCGATCGCGCGCGGGCCGATGGGCTCATCGACGCGCGCCAGGCGAACGAGTTGCGGCTCGTGCGGGGCACCTCCAACACCGCGCTCCTCGAGGCCATGCGGGGCCGGGGCTACGTGCGCGAGACCGAGGTCATCCCGCTCGTGCAGCGCTACACCGAGCAGGTGGCCCTGGACGCGCTTGCCGAGGACGCGTCGCTCTACCGGCTCGTGGAGGAGGCGCCGCCGCACGAGGTGGCCCTCGCCGCGTCCACCCGGCCCCTGTTGCACCTGCTGACCGAGGCGCTGCGCGATCGGGTCTCGGCCGAGGCCTTCCTGTCGCTCGCCGGGGGACTGCGCGCGGGCGTCTTCCGCCTGGGCGCCGAGCCCGAGCCCGACACCTTCGGCCTGTCCTCGCGCGAGTCGCGGCTGCTGGCCGAGGTGGATGGCGAGCAGACGATCGAGCAGCTCGTGCTGGGCGCGGGGCTGCCCCAGGACACCGCCCTGCGGGCGCTCGGGCTCGGGCAGGCGTTGGGCCTGCTCCAGGTGCGGCCCGCCGAGGCCGCCGAGCCCGATGACGACACGCCGGGCGAACTGGACGTGCGCCGCCTGGAGTCCAAGTTCGAGGAGATCCAGGACGCGGACTACTTCTCCGTGCTGGGCCTGGCGCGCACCGCCGGAGGCGAGGACGTCAAGCGCGCCCACGCGCTGCTGTCCGCCGAGTTCCACCCCCTGCGCTTCGCCGGGCACCCGGACCCCGTGCTCCAGCACCGCGCCCAGCAGATCGCCACCTCGCTGAGCGAGGCGGCCCGGGCGCTCGCGGATGATCGCCTGCGTGAGGAGTATGCGCGCAGCCTGCGCGACTGA
- the priA gene encoding replication restart helicase PriA, which translates to MNASALASVAVGRPVRGEFTYVVPEALTGRLSPGQRILVPFGRSMTLGFFLGPAVPPAEGASVKLKPILKVLEDSPSLPPDLIALLRFAAEHYRYPLGEVIRGALPPGLSTAQDEKEARPDIQEFAVALVTETPDLLRRAPAQSAALAYLLAVGGRAPLEEVAHAIPGARETLKKLAARGLVRLDQVVLAPGVREGLGQNRPERLTPEQAAAVDVLHGAVDTPGFQPFLLHGVTGSGKTEVYLRAVERALERGRGSLVLVPEIALTPQLVGRFRSRFGGDVAVLHSALKDRERLFHWQALRKGTVRIAVGVRSAVFAPVADLGLIVVDEEHDPSFKQEDKLRYQARDLAVVRGKQAGAVVVLGSATPSLETLENTRKGRYRKLELTRRVDDRPMPTLQCVDLRQERPKDPLVMQEAPILSAPLLDAMAETIGRGQQVILFLNRRGHSTFLLCEVCGASVKCGDCDVCLTYHRSQNRAVCHYCGEAHPVPEHCRECTGPLLKMGVGTERVEAEVAERVPQARVARLDRDSATSAERLTELLASFARREIDVLVGTQMVAKGHDFPGVTLVCVVMADTSLAIPDFRAAERTFHLLTQVAGRAGRGKDPGRVLVQTYNPDAEPVRRMLVHDFDGFAEGELARRRALSWPPYTRMASVRLEGESPEQTASVARFLGDYLGRHMPPSSWGVRLLGPAVAPIARIRGKTRWQMLLKGPTHAALAPLLARLEAKLVDIPSAVRVTIDVDPAAML; encoded by the coding sequence GTGAATGCCTCCGCCCTCGCCTCCGTCGCCGTCGGCCGTCCCGTCCGGGGCGAGTTCACCTATGTCGTCCCCGAGGCGCTGACCGGGCGGCTCTCGCCGGGCCAGCGCATCCTCGTGCCCTTTGGCCGCAGCATGACGCTGGGCTTCTTCCTCGGGCCGGCGGTGCCTCCCGCCGAGGGCGCGAGCGTCAAGCTCAAGCCCATCCTCAAGGTGCTCGAGGACTCGCCGTCCCTGCCGCCGGACCTCATCGCGCTGCTGCGCTTCGCCGCCGAGCACTACCGCTACCCGCTCGGGGAGGTCATCCGGGGCGCGCTGCCGCCGGGCCTGTCCACCGCCCAGGACGAGAAGGAGGCCCGGCCCGACATCCAGGAGTTCGCCGTGGCGCTCGTCACCGAGACGCCCGACCTGCTGCGCCGCGCCCCGGCCCAGTCCGCCGCCCTGGCGTACCTCCTCGCGGTGGGGGGCCGGGCGCCGCTGGAGGAGGTGGCGCACGCCATTCCCGGAGCGCGCGAGACGCTCAAGAAGCTGGCCGCGCGGGGCCTCGTGCGGCTGGACCAGGTGGTGCTCGCGCCCGGGGTGCGCGAGGGCCTGGGGCAGAACCGGCCCGAGCGGCTCACCCCCGAGCAGGCCGCGGCGGTGGACGTGCTGCATGGGGCGGTGGACACGCCGGGCTTCCAGCCCTTCCTCCTGCACGGCGTCACCGGCAGCGGCAAGACGGAGGTGTACCTGCGGGCCGTGGAGCGCGCGCTCGAGCGGGGCCGGGGCAGCCTGGTGCTGGTGCCGGAGATCGCGCTCACCCCGCAGCTCGTGGGGCGCTTTCGCAGCCGCTTCGGCGGGGACGTGGCCGTGCTGCACTCGGCGCTCAAGGATCGCGAGCGGCTCTTTCACTGGCAGGCCCTGCGCAAGGGCACGGTGCGCATCGCGGTGGGCGTGCGCTCGGCGGTGTTCGCCCCGGTGGCGGACCTGGGCCTCATCGTCGTGGACGAGGAGCACGATCCGTCCTTCAAGCAGGAGGACAAGCTGCGCTACCAGGCGCGCGACCTGGCCGTGGTGCGCGGCAAGCAGGCCGGGGCGGTGGTGGTGCTCGGCTCGGCCACGCCGTCGCTGGAGACGCTGGAGAACACGCGCAAGGGCCGCTACCGCAAGCTGGAGCTCACGCGGCGCGTGGATGACCGGCCCATGCCCACCTTGCAGTGCGTGGACCTGCGCCAGGAGCGCCCGAAGGATCCGCTGGTGATGCAGGAGGCGCCCATCCTGTCCGCGCCCCTCTTGGACGCCATGGCGGAGACGATCGGCCGGGGCCAGCAGGTCATCCTCTTCCTCAACCGGCGCGGCCACAGCACCTTCCTCCTGTGCGAGGTGTGCGGCGCGTCGGTGAAGTGCGGCGACTGCGACGTGTGCCTCACCTACCACCGCTCGCAGAACCGCGCGGTGTGCCACTACTGCGGCGAGGCCCACCCGGTGCCCGAGCACTGCCGCGAGTGCACCGGGCCCCTGCTCAAGATGGGCGTGGGCACCGAGCGCGTGGAGGCGGAGGTGGCCGAGCGCGTGCCCCAGGCCCGCGTGGCGCGCCTGGACCGGGACTCGGCCACGAGCGCCGAGCGGCTCACGGAGCTGCTCGCCTCCTTCGCGCGCCGGGAGATCGACGTGCTGGTGGGCACGCAGATGGTGGCCAAGGGGCATGACTTCCCCGGCGTGACGCTCGTGTGCGTGGTGATGGCGGACACGTCGCTCGCGATCCCGGACTTCCGCGCCGCCGAGCGGACGTTCCACCTGCTCACCCAGGTGGCCGGCCGCGCCGGGCGGGGCAAGGATCCCGGGCGCGTGCTCGTGCAGACGTACAACCCGGACGCCGAGCCCGTGCGGCGCATGCTGGTGCACGACTTCGACGGCTTCGCCGAGGGGGAGCTCGCGCGGCGCCGCGCCCTGTCCTGGCCGCCCTACACGCGCATGGCCTCGGTGCGCCTGGAGGGCGAGAGCCCCGAGCAGACCGCCAGCGTGGCGCGCTTCCTCGGCGACTACCTGGGCCGTCACATGCCGCCCTCGTCCTGGGGGGTTCGCCTGCTCGGGCCCGCCGTGGCCCCCATCGCCCGCATCCGCGGCAAGACGCGCTGGCAGATGTTGCTCAAGGGCCCCACGCACGCGGCGCTCGCCCCACTGCTCGCCCGCCTGGAAGCGAAACTGGTCGACATTCCCTCCGCCGTGCGCGTCACGATCGACGTGGATCCCGCGGCCATGCTGTAG